The following coding sequences lie in one Alloacidobacterium dinghuense genomic window:
- a CDS encoding NAD(P)/FAD-dependent oxidoreductase — translation MGTPVRNTQVNIPAIEAGRRPRVLILGGGFAGLNAALALAKQPVDVTIVDRRNHHTFQPLLYQVALAVLSPADIATPIRSILRKYKNVEVIMDEVVGFNITRRRVCMKSGVELDYDYLILATGATHSYFGNDAWAQYAPGLKTVEDATEIRRRVLLSFELAERQMLETGSHPPLNFVVIGGGPTGVELAGAICDIAKLYMRHDFRHIDPSKARVLILEGGPRILSAYPEDLSRKAVEQLNDLGVEVHTDAQVTDVKPGYVIAGGQRLDAVVTLWAAGVQASPLGKLLGVETDKRGCVLVNKTLNPLGHPEIFVCGDLAYVEQDGKQIPGVAQPAMQMGTQAARMIAEDLKHQPRKPFHYFDKGDMATIGRLAAIAKVEWPFKAHLSGFMAWLTWLTVHIYFLIGFRNRVAVFFEWAWTYFTFTHGARLITGSQVLPGWSEQPGVSSMPLDPTSPGFLDHQRVAAASQSKPALEEERKQAIS, via the coding sequence ATGGGTACGCCCGTAAGGAACACACAAGTTAATATCCCAGCGATAGAGGCTGGACGCAGACCCCGGGTTCTGATCCTTGGCGGAGGCTTCGCCGGGCTCAACGCAGCGCTGGCGTTGGCAAAGCAACCGGTCGACGTCACCATCGTTGACCGTCGCAATCATCACACCTTCCAGCCATTGCTCTATCAGGTAGCCCTGGCCGTCCTGTCGCCCGCCGATATCGCAACACCCATCCGCAGCATTCTGCGTAAGTACAAGAATGTTGAGGTCATTATGGATGAAGTGGTCGGCTTCAACATCACCAGACGTCGCGTCTGCATGAAGAGCGGCGTCGAATTGGACTACGACTACCTCATCCTGGCGACAGGTGCGACGCACTCCTACTTCGGTAATGATGCCTGGGCGCAATACGCTCCCGGACTCAAGACCGTCGAAGACGCGACCGAGATTCGCCGCCGAGTCCTGCTGTCATTTGAACTCGCCGAACGCCAGATGCTGGAAACCGGTTCACATCCTCCGCTGAACTTCGTAGTCATCGGAGGAGGCCCCACCGGAGTCGAACTGGCAGGAGCCATTTGCGACATCGCAAAGCTCTATATGCGCCACGATTTCCGCCACATCGATCCCTCCAAGGCGCGTGTTCTGATTCTCGAAGGCGGCCCGCGCATTCTCTCTGCCTATCCTGAGGATCTTTCGCGCAAGGCAGTCGAGCAGCTCAACGACCTCGGCGTGGAAGTCCATACCGATGCGCAGGTCACAGATGTGAAGCCCGGATACGTGATCGCAGGCGGACAACGCCTCGACGCCGTGGTGACGTTGTGGGCGGCTGGCGTACAAGCATCGCCATTAGGCAAGCTTCTGGGAGTCGAAACCGACAAGCGAGGCTGTGTGCTCGTCAATAAAACGCTCAATCCTCTGGGGCACCCCGAGATCTTCGTCTGCGGCGACCTCGCCTACGTGGAGCAGGATGGCAAGCAGATCCCCGGCGTCGCTCAGCCTGCCATGCAGATGGGTACGCAAGCAGCACGCATGATTGCCGAGGACCTGAAGCATCAGCCGCGCAAGCCCTTCCACTATTTCGATAAGGGAGATATGGCCACCATTGGCCGTCTGGCCGCCATAGCCAAAGTCGAGTGGCCCTTCAAAGCGCATTTGAGCGGCTTCATGGCCTGGCTCACATGGCTCACGGTTCACATCTACTTCCTCATCGGCTTCCGCAATCGCGTTGCCGTGTTCTTTGAATGGGCGTGGACCTACTTCACCTTCACCCACGGCGCGCGCCTCATTACCGGAAGCCAGGTGTTGCCCGGCTGGAGTGAGCAGCCCGGAGTGAGTAGCATGCCCTTAGATCCGACATCACCCGGTTTTCTCGATCACCAGCGCGTCGCAGCCGCGTCGCAAAGCAAGCCCGCTCTCGAAGAAGAGAGGAAACAGGCGATTTCCTGA
- the trxB gene encoding thioredoxin-disulfide reductase: MSDSIRDTVILGSGCAGLTAAIYTARANLKPLLLEGHEPGGQLSITTLVENFPGWPEGIQGPQLIENMKLQAARFGAEFRMGHLASADLLKRPFTLKVGNETIHTRTLIIASGASARWLGLPSEQALIGHGVSSCATCDGFFFSGKEIAVVGGGDSAMEEALFLTRFATKVSLLHRRNQFRASKIMLDRAIAHPKIEFRANTVIEEVLGVEQKEVSGVRTRDTVTGAESVLNISGLFLGIGHIPNAKMFDGQIDLDEDGYVKTHDNVLTRVPGVYACGDVQDRRYRQAITAAGTGCMAALEVEKYLEEHGH; the protein is encoded by the coding sequence ATGTCCGATTCGATACGCGATACCGTTATTCTTGGCTCCGGCTGCGCCGGGCTTACCGCCGCCATTTACACCGCACGCGCCAACCTGAAGCCTCTACTGCTGGAAGGCCATGAACCGGGCGGCCAGCTTTCGATTACGACTCTTGTCGAAAACTTTCCCGGCTGGCCGGAGGGCATTCAGGGACCGCAGTTGATCGAGAATATGAAGCTGCAGGCGGCGCGCTTTGGCGCGGAGTTCCGCATGGGCCATCTGGCGTCCGCCGATCTGTTGAAGCGGCCGTTTACGCTGAAGGTTGGCAACGAGACGATTCATACGCGCACGCTGATTATTGCCAGCGGCGCTTCGGCGCGGTGGCTTGGGCTTCCTTCAGAGCAGGCTCTGATCGGGCACGGCGTCAGCTCCTGCGCGACCTGTGACGGCTTCTTCTTTAGCGGCAAGGAAATTGCGGTGGTCGGCGGCGGCGATTCGGCGATGGAAGAGGCTCTCTTTCTCACTCGGTTTGCGACCAAGGTCAGCCTGCTGCACCGGCGCAATCAGTTCCGCGCTTCGAAAATTATGCTGGATCGCGCGATTGCTCACCCGAAGATTGAGTTCCGCGCGAACACGGTGATCGAGGAAGTTCTCGGCGTCGAACAGAAGGAAGTGAGCGGGGTGCGCACTCGCGACACGGTTACCGGCGCAGAGTCGGTTCTGAATATCAGCGGGCTCTTTCTCGGCATCGGGCACATTCCGAATGCGAAGATGTTCGACGGGCAGATCGACCTCGACGAGGATGGGTATGTTAAGACGCATGACAACGTCTTGACCCGTGTTCCCGGTGTGTATGCCTGCGGCGATGTACAGGACCGGCGCTATCGCCAGGCGATTACTGCTGCAGGAACCGGCTGCATGGCGGCGCTTGAGGTGGAGAAATATCTGGAAGAGCACGGGCACTGA
- a CDS encoding IPT/TIG domain-containing protein yields MFSPSRKFSVVAATLIFTHLAFAGGPRWVAGSSYFNASVKGQPVHWKNGAISYYLDQGALTPLAFHSLMTSLVAQSASVWNNVPTAAVSITNGGSLNEDVSGANVSAGPNGITMPADIQPTATSKPLGIVYDADGSVINAFFGAGASAADDCRDNGVMTIIDNVATDGTIQHALMILNGLCAGNNAQLSVMQYQMVRAFGRILGLDWSQANESMFVGDQITADGLAGWPIMHPVEYVCSINGIPCTPNGMALRYDDIAAVNRMYPITTANQSSFPGKKLTAAATISVKGTIHFRNGQGMQGVNVVLRPLKQGTNTPDIRYTVAAVSGSIFQGAQPNPVNGSSDNQGNPFNKYGSDDQAEEGWFDLSGVPLPIGTTIADYQLTFESLNPLYALGYSVGPYTQGQVSPSGAMPVITLNGMTAGLSITQDVVIQDSADESYSINDGNQSEPAPTPPSGEWTGRITGYGHTGWFTWPVRPNRELTIETVALDESGHPSLNKARPVLGAWSGTDANGTLPVSSTAQPFNGDQAGLTTLSVATVARGSLTLGVADSRGDGRPDYLYHGRLLYADSVMPTRISLNGGPITIRGIGFRPNSVVTVNGISAAVTSVTPTEITAIAPPANGAKGVVLLTVSDPATLGVTAIQDGLSYDALGGDALGIVTAPLGAVATGVPTPFTVKALSADDKTPAAGITVTFTVTEGTAALGCGQSTCSVLSGGDGLATMNVSASSTTLAQVTASLSDGASVITEFTGSTPPAIAALTPNLYIAIGATAKWSPQAEVLSGGVPVAGQSINWSAATGTSPSTATTITSANGVVSPSLNIGPLPEGADATLYACLPGNTTCATFQIYSVHPQVAQLVAVSGAGQALSASETPNPVVLRVTDAVGHPMAGGVVTFYETLRQWTPDCPTQGRCPSAPILAMQTVQATSGADGSVTLTPLTGNGVPTRLDVTAVTGSVASLNFEIEQHP; encoded by the coding sequence ATGTTCTCCCCCAGCCGCAAGTTCTCCGTCGTGGCCGCTACGCTGATCTTCACGCACCTCGCCTTCGCCGGTGGCCCGCGCTGGGTCGCCGGCTCCAGCTACTTCAATGCATCGGTCAAAGGCCAGCCCGTCCACTGGAAGAACGGAGCCATCTCCTACTATCTCGATCAGGGAGCGCTCACACCACTGGCTTTCCATTCGCTGATGACTTCCTTGGTCGCCCAGTCCGCCAGCGTGTGGAACAACGTGCCGACGGCAGCGGTAAGCATCACCAATGGAGGCAGTCTCAACGAAGACGTCAGCGGCGCCAACGTATCAGCCGGACCGAACGGCATCACCATGCCCGCCGACATTCAGCCGACCGCCACATCCAAGCCGCTCGGAATCGTCTACGATGCCGACGGATCGGTCATCAACGCCTTCTTCGGAGCTGGCGCCAGCGCCGCTGATGATTGCCGCGACAATGGCGTGATGACCATCATCGACAACGTCGCAACCGACGGCACAATCCAGCATGCGCTCATGATTCTGAATGGCCTCTGTGCAGGAAACAACGCTCAACTCTCCGTCATGCAATATCAAATGGTGCGCGCGTTTGGCCGCATCCTCGGCCTCGACTGGTCGCAGGCAAATGAGTCGATGTTCGTCGGCGACCAGATCACAGCCGACGGCCTCGCCGGATGGCCCATCATGCATCCCGTCGAATACGTCTGCAGCATCAACGGCATCCCCTGCACACCCAACGGCATGGCCTTGCGCTACGACGACATCGCAGCCGTCAATCGCATGTACCCAATCACGACGGCCAACCAGAGCAGCTTCCCGGGCAAGAAGCTGACCGCAGCAGCAACCATCTCGGTGAAGGGAACCATTCACTTCAGGAACGGCCAAGGCATGCAAGGTGTGAACGTAGTACTGCGCCCGCTGAAACAGGGAACAAACACGCCCGACATTCGCTACACCGTCGCAGCCGTGAGTGGCTCAATCTTTCAGGGAGCGCAGCCAAATCCGGTCAACGGTTCGAGTGACAACCAGGGCAATCCCTTCAACAAATACGGCAGCGACGATCAGGCCGAAGAAGGTTGGTTCGATCTGAGTGGCGTTCCACTGCCCATCGGCACAACTATTGCTGACTACCAACTCACCTTTGAGTCGTTGAATCCGCTGTATGCGCTGGGCTATTCCGTCGGCCCTTATACGCAAGGACAGGTGAGCCCGTCCGGCGCCATGCCCGTGATCACTCTGAACGGCATGACCGCGGGCCTCAGCATCACGCAGGACGTCGTGATTCAGGACTCCGCCGACGAGTCCTACAGTATCAACGACGGCAATCAATCGGAACCTGCTCCCACCCCGCCGAGCGGCGAGTGGACAGGAAGAATCACCGGCTACGGGCACACCGGATGGTTCACCTGGCCCGTGCGTCCGAATCGCGAACTCACCATCGAAACCGTAGCCCTCGACGAGAGCGGCCATCCCAGCTTAAACAAAGCCAGGCCCGTGCTCGGCGCGTGGAGCGGCACTGACGCCAACGGCACTCTGCCCGTCAGCAGCACCGCGCAACCCTTCAACGGTGACCAGGCAGGACTGACAACGCTATCTGTCGCCACCGTGGCGCGAGGTTCGCTCACTCTCGGCGTCGCCGACAGCCGTGGCGATGGGCGCCCCGACTATCTCTATCACGGTCGCTTGCTCTACGCCGACAGCGTCATGCCGACACGCATCTCCTTGAATGGCGGCCCGATTACGATTCGTGGCATCGGCTTCCGGCCCAATTCCGTTGTGACGGTGAATGGAATCTCAGCCGCCGTTACCAGCGTCACACCCACCGAGATCACCGCCATCGCTCCACCCGCGAATGGAGCTAAGGGAGTCGTGCTCCTGACCGTGAGCGACCCTGCAACACTCGGTGTCACCGCAATTCAGGATGGTCTCAGCTACGACGCCCTGGGAGGCGATGCACTCGGCATCGTAACCGCGCCGCTGGGAGCCGTTGCTACCGGAGTTCCAACGCCATTCACCGTCAAAGCTCTTTCTGCCGATGACAAGACTCCAGCCGCCGGAATTACTGTAACTTTCACGGTGACAGAAGGCACCGCAGCGCTTGGTTGCGGTCAATCAACCTGCTCCGTTCTCTCCGGCGGCGATGGTCTCGCGACCATGAATGTCTCCGCAAGCTCCACCACCCTTGCGCAGGTAACTGCATCCCTGAGCGACGGCGCCAGCGTGATTACGGAATTCACCGGAAGCACGCCGCCAGCAATCGCAGCCCTCACCCCAAACCTCTACATCGCCATCGGCGCAACCGCTAAATGGTCGCCCCAGGCAGAAGTCTTGAGTGGCGGTGTTCCTGTGGCCGGGCAAAGCATCAACTGGTCCGCGGCGACAGGTACATCTCCATCCACAGCAACAACAATCACGAGCGCCAATGGAGTCGTATCGCCATCACTCAACATCGGACCACTCCCGGAAGGCGCAGACGCAACCCTCTACGCCTGCCTGCCTGGAAACACGACCTGCGCAACATTCCAGATCTATAGCGTGCACCCGCAGGTAGCGCAGCTTGTTGCCGTGAGCGGTGCCGGGCAGGCACTCAGCGCAAGCGAAACACCCAACCCGGTTGTATTGCGCGTGACCGACGCCGTCGGCCATCCCATGGCAGGCGGTGTCGTCACCTTCTACGAAACACTCAGGCAGTGGACGCCGGATTGCCCCACGCAGGGAAGATGCCCATCGGCTCCCATTCTCGCCATGCAGACGGTGCAGGCAACATCCGGCGCAGATGGATCGGTAACACTCACACCACTCACCGGCAACGGAGTCCCGACACGCCTCGATGTCACCGCAGTGACCGGAAGTGTGGCCTCGCTGAACTTCGAGATCGAACAGCACCCGTAA
- a CDS encoding purine nucleoside permease, producing MRFCSFRSWSLSCLLLCLLFSFCATASAETPILVKVVVVAMYEQGADTGDAPGEFQFWVEREHLDKVIPFPAGNHDLRMNSNGVLGVLTGVGTAKAASTIMALGIDPRFDLTHAYWIVAGIAGGNPANTSLGSAVWAHWVVDGDLAHEIDAREIPADWPTGYVPLRKATPYEQPVNTDLGEVYELNAPLVAWAYQLTKDVPLQDNAAMAERRSHFSQPTAKKPPFVFIGDDLSSSTFWHGAKMDAWANAWVSYFTEGKGNFAVTGMEDTGTLQSLKFLAHAGKADWNRILILRTVSNYDQPPPGMTAWESLAGEKAGKYSAFLPALESAYAVGHVVVDKLVEDWPRVKDQVPRKESK from the coding sequence ATGCGATTTTGCAGCTTTCGAAGCTGGTCCCTGTCGTGTCTTTTGTTGTGTTTGCTATTTTCATTCTGCGCCACTGCATCTGCGGAAACCCCCATCCTCGTCAAGGTTGTGGTCGTCGCAATGTACGAGCAGGGAGCCGATACCGGCGATGCTCCCGGCGAATTTCAGTTCTGGGTCGAGCGCGAGCACCTCGACAAAGTGATTCCATTTCCAGCTGGCAATCACGATCTGCGCATGAACAGCAACGGCGTTCTCGGCGTGCTCACCGGAGTCGGTACAGCCAAAGCCGCATCCACCATCATGGCCCTTGGCATCGATCCGCGATTCGATCTCACCCACGCGTACTGGATCGTCGCAGGCATCGCCGGAGGAAATCCCGCGAATACGTCGCTCGGCTCTGCAGTATGGGCGCACTGGGTCGTCGATGGCGATCTCGCCCACGAGATCGATGCGCGCGAAATTCCAGCCGATTGGCCCACAGGCTACGTTCCCCTGCGCAAGGCGACTCCATACGAGCAGCCCGTCAACACCGATCTCGGCGAGGTCTACGAATTGAACGCACCGCTGGTTGCGTGGGCCTATCAACTTACCAAAGATGTTCCGCTGCAAGACAATGCAGCAATGGCCGAAAGACGTTCCCACTTCAGTCAGCCGACAGCCAAAAAGCCTCCGTTTGTTTTCATCGGAGACGACCTCTCTTCATCCACCTTCTGGCACGGCGCAAAAATGGACGCATGGGCAAACGCCTGGGTCAGCTACTTCACCGAGGGAAAAGGAAATTTCGCGGTTACCGGCATGGAAGACACCGGCACTTTGCAGTCGCTCAAATTCCTGGCTCACGCAGGCAAAGCCGACTGGAACCGCATCCTGATTCTGCGCACCGTAAGCAACTACGATCAGCCGCCTCCTGGAATGACTGCATGGGAAAGCCTCGCAGGCGAGAAAGCCGGCAAGTATTCGGCATTTTTGCCTGCGCTTGAAAGTGCCTATGCTGTAGGTCACGTAGTAGTTGACAAACTCGTCGAAGATTGGCCGCGTGTGAAAGATCAGGTGCCCCGGAAAGAGAGCAAATAG
- a CDS encoding allantoinase: MANLTLVYGLRLLPADEIAEVGEAPIQLKNGNAARVTMHILEGSREQIEAQLRQSIDAFFDFFPEI, encoded by the coding sequence ATGGCAAATCTGACTTTGGTTTATGGCTTACGGCTCCTGCCCGCCGATGAAATCGCGGAAGTTGGCGAGGCGCCCATTCAACTCAAGAATGGAAATGCAGCGCGCGTCACCATGCACATCCTCGAAGGTTCGCGGGAGCAGATCGAGGCGCAGCTTCGGCAAAGCATCGACGCCTTCTTCGATTTCTTTCCCGAGATCTGA
- a CDS encoding APC family permease, with protein sequence MASDTVLPQPASKQTYGLRHGVLSPMEVLAQSVSTIAPTTTPAMTIPLVFALAGNGTWLVYLLATAGIGLVALLIATFARHSASPGSLYSYATTSLPTPLASLAAWALLLAYVATGSSVAGGFINYANVLLQTFSGDQSPATLLVATAVIVAAWMAYRDIKVSAQAMLWMEGVSVACIALVMVLILFRHGLHVDREQLSLSGAHPAGIRLGLVLAMFSFVGFESATTLGAEAREPLRTIPRAVMQCAVGAGIFFMVAAYTEVLGFRPTGTTIDKSPAPMHVLSQQAGVSLLGLVIDVGAMISMFACTLACITAAARLVLLMSHHGLVHGSLRRTHARNETPHIAVIISAIAVLIPALVLAARGVSSADIYGWMGSLATYGFITVYGLVCIGLPIRLKRQQSLTQGTLWIAIAGAIAMLLAFVGNLYPMPQAPYSWLPYIYLAYLLVTLVANQLMGSPRRFVNEQ encoded by the coding sequence TTGGCCTCGGATACTGTTTTACCGCAACCCGCCAGCAAACAAACCTACGGCTTGCGGCACGGTGTGCTTTCACCCATGGAGGTGCTGGCGCAATCCGTCTCGACCATCGCTCCCACGACAACTCCGGCGATGACCATTCCACTTGTCTTCGCCCTGGCAGGCAACGGCACATGGCTGGTCTACCTGCTGGCCACAGCGGGCATCGGACTCGTCGCCTTGCTGATCGCCACCTTTGCGCGTCACTCCGCATCACCGGGATCGCTCTACAGCTACGCAACTACGTCCCTTCCAACTCCGCTCGCCAGCCTGGCTGCATGGGCCTTGCTGCTGGCCTATGTCGCCACCGGCTCTTCTGTAGCGGGCGGATTCATCAACTACGCGAACGTGCTCCTGCAAACATTTTCCGGAGACCAGTCTCCTGCGACGCTGCTCGTGGCCACGGCCGTCATCGTCGCCGCGTGGATGGCGTATCGCGATATCAAAGTCTCGGCACAAGCCATGCTCTGGATGGAAGGCGTCTCTGTAGCCTGCATCGCGCTCGTAATGGTGCTGATTCTTTTCCGCCACGGCCTACACGTAGACCGCGAACAGCTCTCACTCAGCGGCGCGCATCCAGCCGGCATTCGTCTCGGCCTCGTACTAGCGATGTTCAGCTTCGTCGGTTTCGAAAGCGCCACAACTCTTGGTGCAGAAGCCAGAGAACCTTTGCGCACGATTCCACGCGCAGTGATGCAATGCGCCGTTGGCGCAGGAATTTTCTTCATGGTTGCCGCCTATACCGAAGTCCTCGGCTTCCGCCCCACCGGCACGACGATCGATAAGAGCCCAGCTCCAATGCACGTCCTCTCCCAGCAGGCAGGCGTATCATTGCTCGGCTTGGTAATCGATGTGGGCGCAATGATCAGCATGTTTGCCTGTACGCTGGCCTGCATCACTGCAGCGGCGCGTCTAGTGCTTCTGATGTCGCACCATGGGCTGGTGCATGGTTCCCTGCGGCGCACTCACGCGCGCAACGAGACGCCACACATTGCCGTGATCATTTCTGCGATTGCCGTTCTCATTCCAGCGCTTGTCCTTGCCGCGCGTGGAGTTTCAAGCGCCGACATCTATGGATGGATGGGCTCGCTCGCAACCTATGGCTTCATCACCGTGTACGGCCTCGTCTGCATCGGATTGCCAATTCGCCTGAAGCGACAGCAATCGCTCACGCAGGGAACACTTTGGATTGCTATTGCAGGCGCCATTGCCATGCTGCTCGCCTTTGTGGGCAATCTGTATCCCATGCCGCAGGCGCCGTACTCGTGGCTTCCCTATATCTACCTCGCATACCTGCTGGTGACACTGGTCGCCAATCAGTTGATGGGAAGCCCGCGCCGTTTCGTCAATGAGCAATGA
- a CDS encoding nucleoside deaminase — MSEYEAMLAAAIKEARQGLAEGGIPIGAAIFDQSGKLIGAGHNRRVQHGDPSAHGETDAFRNAGRQRSYRNLIMVTTLAPCWYCSGLIRQFGFRTVVVGESRTFQGGVEWLRSNGVEIVDLDNMDCVTLLGDYIRAHPEIWNEDIGEE; from the coding sequence ATGAGCGAATACGAAGCGATGCTTGCAGCGGCGATTAAAGAAGCACGGCAAGGACTGGCGGAAGGCGGCATCCCTATTGGCGCGGCGATTTTTGATCAGAGCGGCAAATTAATTGGAGCCGGGCACAACCGGCGCGTGCAGCATGGCGATCCGTCGGCACATGGGGAAACGGATGCTTTTCGCAACGCTGGGCGTCAGCGGTCGTATCGCAATTTGATCATGGTGACGACGCTTGCGCCGTGCTGGTATTGCAGTGGGTTGATCCGGCAATTCGGTTTTCGAACTGTCGTCGTGGGCGAAAGCCGAACCTTTCAGGGCGGTGTCGAATGGTTGCGGTCCAATGGAGTTGAAATCGTCGATCTCGACAATATGGATTGCGTTACGTTGCTTGGCGACTATATTCGCGCGCACCCGGAGATCTGGAACGAAGATATTGGGGAAGAGTAG